The Prinia subflava isolate CZ2003 ecotype Zambia chromosome 2, Cam_Psub_1.2, whole genome shotgun sequence genomic sequence ACAAATGTGAAGccaggaagggggagaagggaaagcaaaaagGTGTAGCCTGCAGTCCCAGGATTACAGCAATCCTGACTAGGATCAAATCAGCAGATCCACTGAACAACCCTAACTGCTTCTTCAGCAAGCAGACACACAGGAgagtaataaagaaaaaaacaaccacccaaGCTCCTGAAATGAATTGCAACGAGTTTTAAGAACCGTTTGAATAACAAAAACATCAGGATTCCCCAAACATCAGTATTTCAAGTATAAATGTAAGCTGTTGCCTTTTTATACAGGGAGTGAACGGAATTATGGTTGGTCTTTGTAGGCCAGAACAAAAGGTAAACAACTCAAAGCTTCTGTTTGTGGCTGAACATCACTGTACCATACTCCTCACTCTAAAACAAAATCACTAAGGGACAGTTATTctagggaatttttttttttaaactggaatGCTCAAGTCATATGTATTCTACATTCCTATGTAAAGCTAATActtaaaagttttatttatcTTTGAGATAGCTGGGACATGCTTACAGCCTACTGAAATTTAGTCTTTTAAGGCACTAATATTTATTCCCCTATTAGAAGGATTATTCCTACATCCACCCTCAACATTAATTGAAAATGGCATAGGAAATCTGTTTGGAATGAAGTTGTTCTATGAGGCAACTTTTATTCCTgggttaaaagaaaaaaaagggctaTGTTATTCTGTTAAGACATTATCTAATTCTACATTTTTGTCCATCTTTCTAGCAACCCACTGTAAGAATCATAAGCTACTATAAATGGTATTTCACTCCCTGAAATCAGTCACCAATAATTCACATCTTAATAAAACTGAAGGGATACTGTATCAGATATTGTTTAAATTAGCCTTCAGAATAAGTCATTTTACGATTGTCTACTGGACAGTGTTGCCACTGAATAAGAATCTCTGAACATTCTACATTTGGCATATCAAGAAAAGTCCCACATCAGCAGCcactaaaggaaaataaaacagccATTAGAACCCATGCAGCATATTGCAAGTAATCCTGTTGAAGAGATTCATATCACTTCTTGCCAAGTATAATGTtgcaaaaatattcatttaaagTCTTCTTTTAGAGATTTAAAGGATATTATGAACTGCTGTCTTCCATGagcaacagaaaatattttggttcaGTGAACTACACGTGTTGGGCTACTAGTCCATTACCAAGGGGCAGGTCCTAGAGCGTGTGGTAATTTCGGTCTTTAGATCTGCAGAATttgtacagaaagaaaataacagccTGCAGACCCAGAACAAGGACAATTCCCCCTATGAAACTCGCAGCATCAAACGTAGATTTGCGTGCAACGGGAGCCACAGTAGTACTTGAACCTGTTAAAACACCAAATTAGAAACTGTAAGTGCACAGCTCTCACAACAGTTTTGCAGATTTTAGTGCTGGATTCTTTGTATTAGGATTACTCAAAACATCAAAACACcaatacaaaaccaaaaaataatcaaaagtGAAGCCATGTCAGCATCTGTATTTAGATCAGTGGTACTGAAATTCTGATTAAATGCTGTTTGTACGAGGCTAGAGTTATTTATGGATAAACTGCTCTAGACCTCAAAACTGTGCAACACCCAGCTAGACTTTATTTGTACTTCAAAAAGCCAAAGCCTTTCTCCCTTCACATAGAATATATTATTGATATATCCACATTCGAGACACATTTTCCAGTCACTGCTCCTTGCTCcagtttggtttcttttttccttaaattcaACAGAAATTGTTATCTTCCATCTACTGTACTTTACCCCAAGAGTAAAGTACAGTAAAAAAAACAGCTGAAGTCACAAATACAAGTCTGGAAATAACAGCCATCTGCTCATGGGTAGTTTTAAAGAGCTTTACTTCGTGAGAGCTTTTAATGAAATGGCATATTTAGGACTGACtgggaaataaaatactttagCTTATTGCCATCACTGTAGCACAATTTcatttaacaaaaacaaacaaaaaaatcccattattATGCTGCAAAAACAAAATACCACCTCCCAAAGACGGGAGTTAACAAGGGACTTCCAACCACACTATTAGAATCATCCAGCTGATCTCATTTGACCAacacatttctaattttttataTCTCACCAGTTAGCTCTATTTCTCAGGCTATATAACCTTGCTACTTGCATACATCACCTTAACAAAATTAGACTTGCCATAAAGTTAGAAGTGACAACAGCAGATACACCAATACTGTAACATTGTCACTTGGTGAGTCTTTCAAGACAACACTTTTAAAGAGACACTGATTTCTAAGGTATTTATGCTTTAATGATGGCAGTTGTAACAGTTACCTGCAGTAGTGGGTGTCCTGGGAGCTGAAGTAGTGGTGGTTTTAGGCAGAGGAATATGAGTAGTTGCATTGGTGACGTTGGCTGTTTGAGAGAAGACAATATGTACACACCATAAACTCCAAAGCAAAGGCAGCAAGCACCGAAATTCCTacacaaataatttttcctgttttacttTAACAAGGATAAGCTTTGCCCTCAGTCTGTATCCCACACAATTTAGGTGGTGAGCTGCATGGCATTAAGCCAAGTTTCTGCAACAAGGATTATTTCTAAACTTGCATACTATTGTTATCCAAATATTTCAATGTTCTCCACAGATCAGTGATTCTTTGTTCAGACAAAATGACTTTTCTGTCAAACACTCATACAAATGTTGGTATTTGAACAAGAATCAAGACATCTGCTTCAACACAACTGATAATCTGCATCAAGGCAAAGGACTTTCATTAAACTTTCATTAGAGCCACTCAGTATTAATTGTACTGAAGAAGTACTTAATGTAATACCTCTAGACAGGAGATACACACTCTTTCTTCTCCTGTCCTCAAAACACTAACTGTGAATGACATCATTGGAATAAAACCCCTCACCTAAAATGAAACTGTCTCCTAAAAACTTTCATTATCAAGCCACATAAGATGGGTCTCTGACCTCTCCcctaaaaattagttttaataaaaattaatcagTATTTCACTATCGAAACAAGTGATAACATTTGTGGGTTTACTCAAAGCTAAACATCACCCGACTATATGTTAGGCTATTCTGAGCTTAATCAAGTACCAGCTTGTTAcctcccagctcccttgatCAGCAAGTGTCTAAAGATgaggtgattttttaaaaaagaatttcacTGTAGAGATGGCAGAGaaatttttggggaaaaaaaaacaatcaacaaaacacacaaaaaaccaaaccaaaacaaaaaaacccaacaaaaccaaactccCAGGAATTCATGATTAGTGGCAATTACTAATCCAATTAACACTAAGGCAATTTTTAACACATAAAATGCTTCCTGCCAACATAACGAAGAGTTTTTTAAAATCCACTTCTTCCAAACCTTGGAACCATTTATGGATTCTGCACATCAGATTTTTAGTAGCCAAGCTACTACACTGAACTCTGAAAAAAGCCCCTGTCTCTCACGTTATTCATCAGTTCCTggtttcctgctgctctgagatgAGTGCTACTGCATTACCTATAGGAGTATGAGCTGTGGTGGCAGAACTGGTTGTGGTGGCATTGGAAGACGCTGTGGTGGCATTGGCAGACGCCGTGGTGGCATTGGCAGACGCCGTGGTGGCATTGGCCGTGGTGGTGGTCGCATTGGTGGGTGTTACAGTGACATGGGAGGGTGTTACAGTACCATTGGAAGGGGACGTAGTAGTAACGGGGGTAGGAGGAGTAACTGTGGGAAGGATGAAAAAATAGAGTTACATCAGAGAGAATAATGACAGCATTGAACTCAAAAACAGTGCAAGGAAACAACATCAGCAAGCACAGCTTTAGGAAATTCATACAGCAAGGAGTTCTACTGTAGTTTTAGTTTGAAATTACAAAGTTTTTGAATCCACTACACTAACATCAAAAGTTGCATGAGTGAATACAGGAAAAACCTTGTCACAGGCAGCCCAGTCAAGCCCATGTTAAACTGGCAAATCAAGATTCCTCCAAACAAACTTGAGTGAGAAGaaccctgctgct encodes the following:
- the CD164 gene encoding sialomucin core protein 24 produces the protein MGGQEEAGRNHSAAAGGVMLRGAGRRVRGSSGSAAGGGRQAGKKAPSRSGSRSSLFHRIATMGRTLTTLTFPLAVVSVACCLCGLAVVADPSVTPPTPVTTTSPSNGTVTPSHVTVTPTNATTTTANATTASANATTASANATTASSNATTTSSATTAHTPIANVTNATTHIPLPKTTTTSAPRTPTTAGSSTTVAPVARKSTFDAASFIGGIVLVLGLQAVIFFLYKFCRSKDRNYHTL